TCGTCACCCGCAGCACGCGCACCTCCGCCGGAGGCGCGAGCAGCGTGGGGCCCAGAATCAGCGTCACGTCGGCGCCGCGACGCGCCGCTTCGCGCGCGAGTGCGATTCCGGTCGCCCCCGTCGCTGCGTTGCTGACGAAACGCACCGGGTCGAAGGCTTCGCGCGTCGGACCCGCGGTAATCGCGACGCGCACGCCCGCGAGCGTCTGCGGCGCGAGCGATCGCTCGAGCGCGGCGATCAAGCGCTCCTCCGACGCCAGGCGCCCGACGCCGTGCTCGCCCTCGGCGAGGTAGCCCTCTTCCGGCTCGACGATCGCATAGCCGCGCTCGCGCAGCGTCGCAAGATGCGCTTGCGTTGCGGGATTCTCGTACATCGCCGCATTCATCGCCGGTGCGAGTACGATGGGAATGCGCGCGGCAAGCAGCGCGGTCGAGAGCAGATCGTCGGCGAGTCCGAGCGCGAGCTTGGCGATCGCGTGCGCGGTCGCCGGAACGACCATCGCAACCTCCGCCTCGCGCACCAGCCGGATGTGCGGAATCTCTTCGGGTGCATCCCAGAGCGAAGTGTAGACCGGGCGCCCCGTCAGCGATGCGAAGGTGAGCGCGCCGACGAACCGCTCGGCCTCGGCGGTCATGACGACGTCGACGACGGCGCCGCGTTGCACGAGCGTCGAGGCGAGCGCCGCCGTTTTATAGGCAGCGATGCCCCCGGTCACGCCGAGGAGAATCCGCCGCCCCTTCATCCGCGTACCCAGAGATTGTCGATGAGGCGCGTGCTGCCGAAGCGCGCAGCGCCGAGCACGAACGCTGGCGGCCGCAGCCTTTCGAGCGGCTCGAACGTGTCGGCGTCCACCAGATCGTAGTAGTCGAGCGATGCCGCGGGTGCGAGCGCGCTGCGCGCGACGGCGATTGCCTCAGCCTTGCTCGCGCCGCGCTCGAGCACCGCCAAAAGCTCGCGCAACGAACGGTACAGCGTCGGAGCAGCCGTACGCTCCTGACCGCTCAGATACGCGTTGCGGCTCGAAAGCGCGAGCCCATCGCTCTCGCGTACGGTTTCGACGATCTCGATCTCCACCGGCACGTTCAAGTCGCGCACGACGCGCCGCAGCACCGCGGTCTGCTGCGCGTCCTTCTGCCCGACGTAGAGCACGTCGGGCGTCACGAGATCGAGCAGCTTCACCACGACGGTTGCGACGCCACGAAAGTGGTCTGGGCGAATCGCGCCCTCGAAGGCCTCGCCGACCGAACCCGGATCGATCGCCGTCGAAAAACCGGTGGGATACATCGCGTCCGCGTCGGGTGCGAAGAGCAGCTCGACGCCGGCGCCTTCCAGCGCCGAGCGGTCGCCGGCGAGATCGCGCGGATACCGCTCGAAGTCTTCACCGGCGCGAAACTGCAGCGGGTTGACAAAAACGGAGGCTGCAACGCACGCGCTTGCCGCGCGCGCACGTGCCAGAAGCGCAAGATGACCGGCATGCAGCGATCCCATGGTTGGAACGAATCCAAGCGGGCGCGGGAGCTTGGCGACGGCTTCGCGCAGCGCGCGGGGCTGCGTGATTACGCGCGTGT
The Candidatus Dormiibacterota bacterium DNA segment above includes these coding regions:
- the coaBC gene encoding bifunctional phosphopantothenoylcysteine decarboxylase/phosphopantothenate--cysteine ligase CoaBC, translated to MKGRRILLGVTGGIAAYKTAALASTLVQRGAVVDVVMTAEAERFVGALTFASLTGRPVYTSLWDAPEEIPHIRLVREAEVAMVVPATAHAIAKLALGLADDLLSTALLAARIPIVLAPAMNAAMYENPATQAHLATLRERGYAIVEPEEGYLAEGEHGVGRLASEERLIAALERSLAPQTLAGVRVAITAGPTREAFDPVRFVSNAATGATGIALAREAARRGADVTLILGPTLLAPPAEVRVLRVTSAREMRDAALAHAVGADLTIATAAVADWRPAEFAAEKRAKGEAELDLRFEANPDILAELGARKGKSFLVGFAAQTHDHEARAREKLRRKHLDAIVVNDVGGERGFGIGENALVLLWGERERKDLGKGGKALLAARLLDALEELRGR
- the panC gene encoding pantoate--beta-alanine ligase; amino-acid sequence: MTQPRALREAVAKLPRPLGFVPTMGSLHAGHLALLARARAASACVAASVFVNPLQFRAGEDFERYPRDLAGDRSALEGAGVELLFAPDADAMYPTGFSTAIDPGSVGEAFEGAIRPDHFRGVATVVVKLLDLVTPDVLYVGQKDAQQTAVLRRVVRDLNVPVEIEIVETVRESDGLALSSRNAYLSGQERTAAPTLYRSLRELLAVLERGASKAEAIAVARSALAPAASLDYYDLVDADTFEPLERLRPPAFVLGAARFGSTRLIDNLWVRG